One Acidobacteriota bacterium genomic window carries:
- a CDS encoding nucleoside deaminase, whose product MQVKERFIRQAIELARQARAKGNHPFGSLLVIGDAVVLTAENTVSSESNPTGHAETNLVQKAIRQLSEAERSNATLYTSTEPCAMCAGAIYWAGIRRVVYALASDELAKQAGERLRMSCREVFASAVDEVEVAGPFLTDEALPVHQGFWK is encoded by the coding sequence ATGCAGGTTAAAGAGCGATTTATTCGACAAGCAATTGAACTCGCAAGGCAGGCGCGGGCGAAGGGCAATCATCCGTTCGGCTCGCTGTTGGTGATTGGCGATGCAGTGGTGTTGACCGCTGAAAATACCGTCAGTAGCGAAAGCAATCCGACCGGTCACGCCGAAACCAATCTCGTGCAAAAAGCGATTCGTCAGCTTTCGGAAGCCGAGCGTTCAAACGCCACGCTTTACACCAGTACCGAACCGTGCGCGATGTGCGCCGGAGCGATTTACTGGGCGGGCATTCGTCGCGTGGTTTACGCGCTGGCAAGCGACGAGTTGGCAAAGCAGGCGGGCGAACGCTTGAGAATGTCTTGCCGCGAAGTTTTTGCAAGCGCCGTCGACGAGGTAGAAGTCGCGGGACCTTTTTTGACCGACGAAGCTTTGCCGGTTCACCAGGGGTTTTGGAAATAA